A single genomic interval of Microbacterium oleivorans harbors:
- a CDS encoding ABC transporter ATP-binding protein — MTDYVVELADVHAGYLPGVNILNGANLTAAKGELVGIIGPNGAGKSTMLKAIFGQVKVRSGSVKLNGDEITGLRANKLVSKGVGFVPQTNNVFPSLTIAENLQMGGYQRPKAVAERTDFVTSIFPDLAKRLQQRAGSLSGGERQMVAMGRALMMDPYVLLLDEPSAGLSPSRQDEAFLRVSEINKAGVTTIMVEQNARRCLQICDRGYVLDQGRDAYTGTGRELLNDPKVIGLYLGTLGT; from the coding sequence GTGACCGATTACGTCGTCGAGCTCGCGGATGTGCACGCCGGGTATCTGCCCGGGGTCAACATCCTCAACGGCGCGAACCTCACCGCCGCGAAGGGCGAGCTCGTCGGGATCATCGGCCCGAACGGAGCCGGCAAGTCGACGATGCTCAAGGCCATCTTCGGCCAGGTCAAGGTGCGCTCGGGGTCGGTCAAGCTCAACGGGGACGAGATCACCGGGCTGCGGGCGAACAAGCTCGTCTCCAAGGGCGTGGGCTTCGTGCCGCAGACCAACAACGTCTTCCCGAGCCTGACGATCGCCGAGAACCTGCAGATGGGCGGCTATCAGCGTCCCAAGGCCGTCGCCGAGCGCACCGACTTCGTCACCTCGATCTTCCCCGACCTCGCCAAACGCCTGCAGCAGCGGGCGGGCTCGCTGTCGGGCGGTGAGCGCCAGATGGTCGCGATGGGCCGCGCGCTCATGATGGACCCCTACGTGCTCCTCCTCGACGAGCCGTCCGCGGGCCTGTCGCCCTCGCGTCAGGACGAGGCGTTCCTGCGCGTCTCGGAGATCAACAAGGCCGGCGTGACCACCATCATGGTCGAGCAGAACGCCCGCCGGTGCCTACAGATCTGCGACCGCGGCTATGTGCTCGACCAGGGCCGCGATGCCTACACCGGCACCGGGCGCGAGCTGCTGAACGACCCCAAGGTCATCGGCCTGTACCTGGGTACCCTCGGCACCTGA
- the tsaD gene encoding tRNA (adenosine(37)-N6)-threonylcarbamoyltransferase complex transferase subunit TsaD translates to MTRVDHRAEPLVLGIETSCDETGIGIVRGRTLLSNTIASSMAEHARYGGVVPEVAARAHLEALQPAIEAAVAEAGVTLADLDAVAVTSGPGLAGALMVGIGAAKSLAVSLDKPLYAVNHLVGHIAADILTGDDVEYPTVALLVSGGHTSLLLVRDLVSDVEMLGETMDDAAGEAFDKIARILGLPYPGGPEIDRAAATGDPGAIRFPRGLSRASDLAAHRYDFSFSGLKTAVARWIEQREAAGDPVPVADVAASFREAVVDVLVTKALDACAQHGVPRLLLGGGVIANRRLREVALERAAAAGVAVRIPPLSLCTDNGAMIAALAAELIASGAAPSTLGFGADSTLPVTEIQVHG, encoded by the coding sequence ATGACGCGCGTCGACCACCGCGCCGAGCCCCTCGTCCTGGGGATCGAGACGAGCTGCGACGAGACCGGCATCGGAATCGTCCGGGGGCGCACCCTGTTGTCGAACACGATCGCCAGCTCGATGGCCGAGCACGCCCGCTACGGCGGTGTGGTGCCCGAGGTGGCGGCCCGCGCCCACCTGGAGGCTCTTCAGCCCGCCATCGAGGCCGCGGTCGCCGAGGCCGGCGTCACCCTCGCCGACCTCGATGCCGTCGCCGTCACGAGCGGCCCGGGGCTCGCGGGCGCCCTGATGGTCGGCATCGGCGCCGCCAAGTCGCTGGCCGTCTCCCTCGACAAGCCGCTCTACGCCGTGAACCACCTCGTCGGGCATATCGCCGCCGACATCCTCACCGGCGACGACGTGGAGTACCCCACCGTCGCCCTGCTCGTCAGCGGCGGACACACCTCGCTCCTGCTCGTGCGCGACCTCGTCTCGGACGTCGAGATGCTGGGCGAGACGATGGACGACGCCGCCGGCGAGGCCTTCGACAAGATCGCCCGCATCCTCGGTCTTCCCTACCCGGGCGGCCCGGAGATCGACCGCGCCGCTGCCACCGGCGACCCGGGTGCGATCCGCTTCCCGCGGGGGCTCTCCCGAGCCTCCGACCTCGCCGCGCATCGATACGACTTCTCGTTCTCGGGACTCAAGACCGCCGTCGCGCGCTGGATCGAACAGCGCGAGGCGGCCGGTGACCCGGTGCCCGTCGCCGACGTCGCGGCCTCGTTCCGCGAGGCGGTGGTCGACGTCCTCGTCACGAAGGCGCTCGACGCCTGCGCGCAGCACGGGGTCCCGCGGCTCCTCCTCGGCGGCGGGGTCATCGCCAACCGGCGTCTGCGCGAGGTCGCACTCGAGCGCGCCGCTGCGGCGGGGGTCGCGGTGCGCATCCCGCCGCTGAGCCTGTGCACCGACAACGGCGCGATGATCGCCGCGCTCGCCGCCGAGCTGATCGCGTCGGGGGCGGCGCCGTCGACCCTCGGCTTCGGAGCCGATTCGACCTTGCCGGTCACCGAGATCCAGGTGCACGGATGA
- the rimI gene encoding ribosomal protein S18-alanine N-acetyltransferase — translation MTLRAATRDDLDAIMTLEQESFPTDAWSRTAMAAELASPHGRYLVDDDDGRVIGYGGVRAARGADDADIQTIALAPGSRGTGRGRGLLRALLDEARHRGAREVFLEVRADNPVAQRLYLSEGFVEIARRPRYYQPDDVDAIIMQLRLASPAGGPGSERAGEADR, via the coding sequence GTGACGCTGCGCGCGGCGACCCGCGACGACCTCGACGCGATCATGACGCTCGAGCAGGAGTCCTTCCCGACCGACGCCTGGAGTCGCACCGCCATGGCGGCGGAGCTCGCCTCGCCGCACGGTCGCTACCTCGTCGACGACGACGACGGCCGTGTCATCGGGTACGGCGGGGTGCGTGCCGCGCGCGGAGCGGACGACGCCGACATCCAGACGATCGCGCTCGCCCCCGGATCCCGCGGCACCGGACGCGGCCGGGGCCTGCTGCGCGCGCTGCTCGACGAGGCCCGCCATCGGGGTGCGCGCGAGGTGTTCCTCGAGGTGCGCGCCGACAATCCCGTCGCCCAGCGCCTGTACCTCTCGGAGGGCTTCGTCGAGATCGCCCGGCGTCCCCGCTACTACCAGCCCGACGACGTCGATGCGATCATCATGCAGCTGCGTCTCGCGTCGCCCGCCGGCGGCCCGGGCTCCGAACGTGCCGGGGAGGCCGACCGATGA
- a CDS encoding ABC transporter ATP-binding protein, which produces MSADVVPPTPRPKATGLHHDDGSGEIRPGVAKVDPIIVADGVKRVFGGLTAVDVEHLEIPRGAITALIGPNGAGKTTLFNLLTGFDKPNAGSWSFDGTNLAGIPAYKTARMGQVRTFQLTKSLGLLTVLENMKLGAPKQTGEGIFAGILPFLWRKQENEIDEKARGLLARFKLDAKEKDFAASLSGGQRKLLEMARALMSDPVLVMLDEPMAGVNPALTQSLLDHILDLKDLGMTVVFVEHDMHMVRHIADWVVVMAEGRVVAEGPPESVMQNPAVIDAYLGAHQDVDLGVVTGRHAGELPPEAEDLVESVNELDHAIDEAPVAAADGPTSGASVDQKAEDQK; this is translated from the coding sequence TTGTCCGCTGATGTCGTACCCCCCACGCCGCGCCCGAAGGCGACCGGTCTTCACCACGACGACGGCAGCGGCGAGATCCGCCCCGGCGTCGCGAAAGTCGACCCGATCATCGTCGCCGACGGCGTCAAGCGCGTCTTCGGCGGCCTGACCGCCGTCGACGTCGAGCACCTCGAGATCCCCCGGGGCGCGATCACCGCGCTCATCGGGCCGAACGGCGCCGGCAAGACCACGCTGTTCAACCTGCTGACCGGGTTCGACAAGCCCAACGCGGGGTCGTGGTCGTTCGACGGCACCAACCTCGCCGGGATCCCCGCGTACAAGACCGCCCGTATGGGACAGGTGCGCACGTTCCAGCTGACGAAGTCGCTCGGGCTCCTCACGGTGCTCGAGAACATGAAGCTCGGAGCCCCCAAGCAGACCGGCGAGGGCATCTTCGCCGGCATCCTGCCCTTCCTGTGGCGCAAGCAGGAGAACGAGATCGATGAGAAGGCCCGCGGCCTGCTGGCCCGCTTCAAGCTCGACGCCAAGGAGAAGGACTTCGCCGCGTCGCTCTCGGGCGGTCAGCGCAAGCTCCTCGAGATGGCCCGCGCCCTGATGAGCGACCCGGTGCTCGTCATGCTCGACGAGCCGATGGCGGGTGTGAACCCCGCGCTCACGCAGTCGCTCCTCGACCACATCCTGGATCTGAAGGACCTCGGGATGACGGTCGTGTTCGTCGAGCACGACATGCACATGGTGCGCCACATCGCCGACTGGGTCGTCGTCATGGCCGAGGGTCGGGTCGTCGCCGAGGGCCCGCCCGAGAGCGTGATGCAGAACCCCGCGGTGATCGACGCCTACCTGGGCGCCCACCAGGACGTCGACCTCGGCGTCGTCACCGGCCGCCATGCCGGTGAGCTACCGCCCGAGGCGGAGGATCTCGTCGAGAGCGTGAACGAGCTGGACCACGCGATCGACGAGGCGCCCGTGGCGGCTGCGGACGGCCCGACCTCGGGTGCTTCCGTCGACCAGAAGGCAGAGGACCAGAAGTGA
- a CDS encoding class I SAM-dependent methyltransferase, with amino-acid sequence MDHAELAALLTPEGLRLVDSLQITSTADAAAAVSRLRREGLSPDLVSAAVGQARLRERAIQKFGPFSSRMLFTRAGLEQATRLAVAARHAGRFRDAGVRRVADLGCGIGGDALGFAGIGLEVLAVDADETTAAIAAYNLAPFGDAAQVRHGLAEETALDEVDAVWLDPARRTAGHGETRRVTASAYTPSLPWAFDLARRLPTGIKLGPAFDREDLPGDVEAQWISADGSTIELVLWSGSLAREGVGRAALVLRGDSAAELTATGDSPDAEPRPLGAYLHEPDGAVIRARLIGEVARSLDAGMLEGGTAYMTSDDGRRSPFATTFRVREVLPLKTRDIDAVLRREGIGTLEIKKRGVDIDPAQFRRKLALSGGAAATLFLTRVGERRVAVLADRLH; translated from the coding sequence GTGGATCACGCCGAGCTCGCCGCGCTGCTGACCCCCGAAGGGCTGCGGCTGGTCGACTCGCTGCAGATCACCTCCACCGCCGACGCCGCTGCCGCCGTCTCGCGGCTGCGGCGCGAGGGGCTCTCGCCCGATCTCGTCTCCGCCGCCGTCGGACAGGCTCGACTTCGCGAACGTGCGATCCAGAAGTTCGGTCCCTTCTCGTCGCGGATGCTGTTCACCCGCGCGGGTCTCGAGCAGGCCACGCGACTCGCCGTCGCCGCACGCCACGCCGGGCGTTTCCGGGACGCCGGCGTCCGCCGCGTGGCGGACCTCGGCTGCGGCATCGGCGGCGACGCGCTGGGTTTCGCCGGCATCGGGCTCGAGGTGCTGGCCGTCGACGCCGACGAGACGACCGCGGCGATCGCCGCCTACAACCTCGCCCCGTTCGGCGATGCAGCGCAGGTGCGCCACGGCCTCGCCGAGGAGACGGCGCTCGACGAGGTCGATGCGGTATGGCTCGACCCTGCTCGTCGCACGGCCGGGCACGGCGAGACACGGCGCGTGACGGCATCCGCCTACACGCCCTCACTCCCCTGGGCGTTCGATCTGGCCCGTCGGCTGCCGACGGGGATCAAGCTCGGTCCCGCGTTCGATCGCGAGGACCTCCCCGGCGATGTCGAGGCCCAGTGGATCAGCGCCGACGGCTCGACGATCGAGCTCGTCCTCTGGTCGGGGTCCCTCGCCCGGGAGGGTGTGGGACGCGCCGCGCTGGTGCTGCGCGGCGACAGCGCGGCCGAACTCACCGCGACGGGCGACAGCCCCGACGCCGAACCCCGACCGCTCGGCGCCTACCTGCACGAGCCGGACGGCGCGGTCATCCGAGCACGGCTGATCGGCGAGGTCGCTCGATCCCTCGACGCCGGCATGCTCGAGGGGGGCACCGCGTATATGACCTCGGACGACGGGCGACGGAGTCCGTTCGCCACCACCTTCCGTGTGCGCGAGGTGCTGCCTCTGAAGACCCGCGACATCGACGCGGTGCTGCGCCGCGAGGGCATCGGGACCCTGGAGATCAAGAAGCGGGGCGTCGACATCGATCCCGCGCAGTTCCGCAGGAAGCTCGCACTGTCGGGCGGTGCCGCCGCGACCCTCTTCCTCACCCGTGTGGGCGAACGGCGCGTGGCCGTGCTCGCCGACCGTCTGCACTGA
- the rarD gene encoding EamA family transporter RarD codes for MTPLDPARERTLGGVYAFAAYVLWGFMPLYFLVLAPMGPFEVVSWRILFSLVFCAVLLTVLRAWPKLIAILRTPRLVLWTIVAGILIYVNWQVFLISTLTGHVIEGSLGYFINPIVTVLLGVLVLKERLRTAQWVAIGIAVVAVGVIVVGYGDFPWIALTLAASFGAYGLVKKQIGPSVDAVSGLTLESLWLAPIAIVQAIVVAVTGGLVLGSVSGGHTLLVLLAGVVTATPLLFFAAGARRSSLTVIGLLQFAAPILQFITGAWILGEPMPIERWIGFGLVWLALVVLSLDSLRAGRRPRRGGPADVAPVV; via the coding sequence GTGACACCCCTCGACCCGGCCCGCGAACGGACGCTCGGTGGTGTCTACGCCTTCGCGGCCTACGTCCTCTGGGGCTTCATGCCCCTGTACTTCCTGGTGCTGGCGCCGATGGGCCCGTTCGAGGTCGTGTCGTGGCGCATCCTGTTCTCGCTCGTCTTCTGCGCCGTGCTGCTCACGGTTCTGCGGGCGTGGCCCAAGCTGATCGCCATCCTGCGCACGCCCCGGCTCGTGCTGTGGACGATCGTCGCCGGCATCCTCATCTACGTCAACTGGCAGGTCTTCCTGATCAGCACCCTCACCGGTCATGTCATCGAGGGCAGCCTCGGCTACTTCATCAACCCGATCGTGACCGTGCTGCTGGGCGTCCTCGTGCTGAAGGAGCGGCTGCGCACGGCGCAGTGGGTCGCGATCGGCATCGCCGTCGTGGCGGTGGGCGTCATCGTGGTCGGTTACGGCGACTTCCCCTGGATCGCGCTCACGCTCGCCGCGAGCTTCGGCGCCTACGGCCTCGTCAAGAAGCAGATCGGGCCGTCGGTCGACGCGGTCAGCGGGCTGACGCTCGAGTCGCTCTGGCTCGCGCCCATCGCGATCGTGCAGGCCATCGTGGTCGCCGTCACCGGCGGACTGGTGCTCGGCTCGGTCAGCGGCGGACACACCCTCCTGGTCCTGCTGGCCGGCGTGGTCACCGCGACGCCCCTGCTCTTCTTCGCCGCGGGCGCGCGGCGCAGCAGCCTGACGGTCATCGGTCTGCTGCAGTTCGCCGCGCCGATCCTGCAGTTCATCACCGGCGCCTGGATCCTCGGTGAGCCGATGCCGATCGAGCGCTGGATCGGCTTCGGCCTCGTGTGGCTCGCCCTCGTCGTGCTGAGCCTGGACTCGTTGCGCGCTGGTCGCCGACCGCGGCGGGGCGGCCCTGCCGACGTCGCTCCGGTCGTCTGA
- the groES gene encoding co-chaperone GroES translates to MSVSIKPLEDRIVIKQVEAEQTTASGLVIPDTAKEKPQEGEVVAVGPGRIDDNGNRVPLDVAVGDRVIYSKYGGTEVKFGADEFLVLSARDVLAVVVR, encoded by the coding sequence GTGTCGGTTTCCATCAAGCCGCTCGAGGACCGCATCGTCATCAAGCAGGTCGAGGCCGAGCAGACCACCGCGAGTGGTCTGGTCATCCCCGACACCGCCAAGGAGAAGCCCCAGGAGGGCGAGGTCGTGGCCGTGGGCCCCGGCCGCATCGATGACAACGGCAACCGTGTTCCGCTCGACGTCGCCGTCGGCGACCGGGTGATCTACAGCAAGTACGGCGGGACCGAGGTCAAGTTCGGTGCCGACGAGTTCCTCGTGCTCTCGGCGCGCGACGTGCTCGCCGTCGTCGTTCGCTGA
- a CDS encoding branched-chain amino acid ABC transporter permease — MNFLQILSNTAAQILAPATLGYVLAAIGLSVHFGFAGLLNMGVAGFMAIGAYGFAISILTFGLAWPVAALIGLIAAVVFALVMGIPTLRLRGDYLAIVTIAAAEVLRLLFLTSAFRNQTGSADGLSGFQAGFRASNPLPPGRWGFGPWTYQSDQWWVIIVGVIAIAIVVTLVWLLMRSPWGRVIRGIREDEDAVRSLGKNVFAFKMQALIVGGVIIAAGGIVTAMGTNVNPNVYVTSQTFYVWTALLLGGAATIFGPVLGAVLFWVVRAFLSNLLPALVNIGWLPFLTTEQSQMLVFVLVGAALMLLVIFRPQGILGSKKELTFVR, encoded by the coding sequence GTGAACTTCCTCCAGATCCTCAGCAACACCGCGGCGCAGATCCTCGCGCCGGCCACGCTCGGCTACGTGCTCGCGGCGATCGGCCTCTCGGTGCACTTCGGCTTCGCCGGGCTGCTCAACATGGGCGTCGCCGGCTTCATGGCGATCGGCGCGTACGGCTTCGCGATCTCCATCCTGACGTTCGGACTGGCGTGGCCTGTCGCCGCGCTGATCGGGCTCATCGCCGCCGTCGTGTTCGCCCTCGTGATGGGCATCCCCACGCTGCGGCTGCGCGGCGACTACCTCGCGATCGTCACGATCGCGGCCGCCGAGGTGCTGCGGCTGCTCTTCCTCACCTCGGCCTTCCGCAACCAGACCGGATCGGCCGACGGCCTCTCCGGCTTCCAGGCCGGATTCCGGGCGAGCAACCCGCTCCCTCCCGGGCGCTGGGGCTTCGGCCCGTGGACCTATCAGTCCGACCAGTGGTGGGTCATCATCGTCGGCGTGATCGCGATCGCGATCGTGGTGACGCTGGTGTGGCTGCTGATGCGCAGCCCCTGGGGCCGCGTCATCCGCGGCATCCGTGAGGACGAGGATGCCGTGCGCTCGCTCGGCAAGAACGTCTTCGCGTTCAAGATGCAGGCGCTCATCGTCGGCGGTGTCATCATCGCCGCCGGCGGCATCGTCACGGCGATGGGCACCAACGTCAACCCGAACGTGTACGTCACCTCGCAGACGTTCTACGTCTGGACCGCCCTGCTGCTCGGCGGCGCCGCGACCATCTTCGGCCCGGTGCTGGGCGCGGTGCTGTTCTGGGTGGTGCGCGCGTTCCTGTCGAACCTGCTGCCCGCGCTCGTCAACATCGGATGGCTGCCGTTCCTGACCACCGAGCAGAGCCAGATGCTCGTGTTCGTCCTGGTCGGCGCCGCGCTCATGCTGCTGGTGATCTTCCGCCCGCAGGGCATCCTCGGAAGCAAGAAGGAGCTGACCTTTGTCCGCTGA
- a CDS encoding ABC transporter substrate-binding protein: protein MGVLTRSRTAKVLGGIAVIGASALVLAGCAGGSEPAASGDAGGGDSAAADFPIDCAAAEPASYTPEYSSTSTGPGTDLTYTIGTALPQTGNLAFLGPPEISATEFAASQINAAAKGITIDLKQGDSGDTDNKAYETEIPRLLGEGATAIVGAASSGTSLQFIDQVIAAGAVQFSPANTSAAFTGYEDKGLYWRTAPSDVLQGEVLGNLIGADGNETLGMIVLNDSYGTGLACFTKAAFEAAGGEVVATSLYNTGDTNFSAQVEDVLAAGPDAIALITFEEVKTIIPELIGADFAADKLYFVDGNLANFSEDFEAGTLAGAKGTYPAVDPASISSFRDELQAFWTGAGNAELQDYTYAPESYDAVVLLALAALQAGSTAGPDVAANLQAVSGGAGDGTKCTTFAECADLIIAGEAADYDGVSGPITFNEVGDPTEASIGVFEYGDDNNYEFVRVG from the coding sequence ATGGGCGTTCTCACCCGTTCCCGCACTGCGAAGGTCCTCGGCGGTATCGCCGTGATCGGCGCGAGTGCCCTCGTCCTCGCCGGATGTGCCGGAGGCAGCGAACCCGCAGCCTCGGGTGACGCCGGCGGCGGCGATTCGGCGGCGGCCGACTTCCCGATCGACTGCGCCGCTGCCGAGCCCGCGTCCTACACGCCCGAGTACAGCTCGACCTCGACCGGCCCCGGCACCGACCTCACCTACACGATCGGCACGGCGCTGCCGCAGACCGGTAACCTCGCCTTCCTCGGCCCGCCCGAGATCTCGGCGACCGAGTTCGCCGCGTCGCAGATCAACGCGGCCGCCAAGGGCATCACCATCGACCTGAAGCAGGGCGACTCGGGCGACACCGACAACAAGGCGTACGAGACGGAGATCCCGCGTCTGCTGGGCGAGGGCGCCACGGCGATCGTGGGTGCGGCGTCCTCGGGCACGTCGCTGCAGTTCATCGACCAGGTGATCGCGGCCGGCGCCGTCCAGTTCTCCCCGGCCAACACCTCGGCGGCGTTCACCGGCTACGAGGACAAGGGCCTCTACTGGCGCACCGCTCCCTCCGACGTCCTCCAGGGCGAGGTGCTCGGAAACCTCATCGGTGCCGACGGCAACGAGACGCTCGGCATGATCGTGCTCAACGACTCGTACGGCACGGGCCTCGCCTGCTTCACCAAGGCCGCCTTCGAGGCCGCCGGCGGTGAGGTCGTCGCGACCTCGCTGTACAACACCGGTGACACGAACTTCTCGGCTCAGGTCGAGGACGTTCTGGCCGCTGGCCCCGACGCGATCGCGCTGATCACGTTCGAGGAGGTCAAGACGATCATCCCCGAGCTCATCGGAGCCGACTTCGCAGCCGACAAGCTGTACTTCGTCGACGGCAACCTCGCGAACTTCAGCGAGGACTTCGAGGCGGGCACGCTCGCCGGTGCCAAGGGCACCTACCCGGCGGTCGACCCCGCGTCGATCTCGTCGTTCCGCGACGAGCTCCAGGCGTTCTGGACGGGCGCCGGCAACGCCGAGCTGCAGGACTACACCTACGCACCGGAGTCGTACGATGCCGTCGTCCTGCTCGCCCTCGCGGCGCTGCAGGCGGGATCCACGGCTGGCCCGGACGTCGCGGCGAACCTGCAGGCTGTCTCGGGTGGTGCCGGCGACGGCACGAAGTGCACGACGTTCGCGGAGTGCGCCGACCTGATCATCGCCGGTGAGGCCGCCGACTACGACGGTGTCTCGGGTCCGATCACCTTCAACGAGGTGGGCGACCCGACCGAGGCATCCATCGGTGTCTTCGAGTACGGCGACGACAACAACTACGAGTTCGTCCGCGTGGGCTGA
- a CDS encoding branched-chain amino acid ABC transporter permease, with protein sequence MFSTLIAGLLAAVAFLGIASPAMAAGDDSESLPFTIAGNVRTGGEPVEGVTITVTGGDFEAEGETGENGSFAIGVPTKDVAYTVELVEDSLPSGVSVPDGFESTIEVEFGATSTITRNFTLEAAERQTTSFVDQLISRTVNGLNFGLMLALAAIGLSLVFGTTGLSNFAHGEMVTFGALAALLFSAGLSLPIWVAIPLAVGVSALFGLTMDAGLWRPLRRRGLGTVQLMIVSIGLSLALRYVFQMFVGGGTAQLPGGSTTVIAGLGPVRLTVTDLVSMGVSLAVIGVFAWWLMRTRIGRATRAVSDNPSLAAASGIDVDAVVRVVWVVAAALAGLSGVLWAYFRPGIKWDMGTSILLLIFAAVTLGGLGTAFGALLGSIIVGLLVEVSTLWIPSDLKYVGALVVLIVILLFRPQGLLGRRERIG encoded by the coding sequence ATGTTCTCGACGTTGATCGCCGGCCTCCTGGCCGCCGTGGCGTTCCTGGGCATCGCCTCTCCCGCAATGGCCGCTGGCGACGATTCCGAGTCGTTGCCCTTCACGATCGCCGGCAACGTCCGCACCGGCGGCGAACCGGTCGAGGGGGTGACCATCACCGTCACCGGCGGCGACTTCGAGGCCGAGGGCGAGACGGGTGAGAACGGCAGCTTCGCGATCGGCGTCCCCACGAAGGACGTCGCCTACACGGTCGAGCTCGTCGAGGACAGCCTCCCCTCGGGTGTGAGCGTGCCGGATGGCTTCGAATCGACCATCGAGGTCGAGTTCGGGGCGACGAGCACCATCACCCGCAACTTCACCCTCGAGGCCGCCGAGCGCCAGACCACGAGCTTCGTCGACCAGCTCATCTCGCGGACGGTCAACGGATTGAACTTCGGTCTGATGCTCGCCCTCGCCGCCATCGGCCTCTCGCTCGTGTTCGGCACCACCGGGCTGTCGAACTTCGCGCACGGCGAGATGGTGACTTTCGGAGCGCTGGCCGCACTGCTCTTCTCCGCCGGCCTCAGCCTGCCGATCTGGGTGGCCATTCCCCTGGCGGTGGGCGTCTCGGCGTTGTTCGGGCTCACGATGGATGCCGGACTGTGGCGGCCGCTGCGCCGCCGGGGCCTCGGCACCGTCCAGCTGATGATCGTCTCGATCGGACTCTCGCTGGCCCTGCGCTACGTCTTCCAGATGTTCGTCGGCGGCGGGACGGCCCAGCTGCCGGGCGGCTCGACCACCGTGATCGCCGGTCTCGGACCGGTGCGGCTGACCGTGACCGACCTGGTCAGCATGGGCGTCTCCCTCGCCGTGATCGGCGTGTTCGCCTGGTGGCTGATGCGCACGCGCATCGGCCGGGCCACGCGCGCCGTGTCTGACAACCCCTCGCTGGCGGCCGCCAGCGGCATCGACGTCGACGCGGTGGTCCGGGTCGTCTGGGTCGTCGCCGCTGCACTGGCCGGCCTGTCGGGCGTGCTCTGGGCGTACTTCCGACCCGGCATCAAGTGGGACATGGGAACCAGCATCCTGTTGCTCATCTTCGCCGCGGTCACCCTCGGCGGACTGGGCACGGCCTTCGGCGCCCTGCTCGGCTCCATCATCGTCGGGCTCCTCGTCGAGGTCTCGACGCTGTGGATCCCGTCCGACCTCAAGTACGTCGGCGCGCTGGTCGTGCTGATCGTCATCCTGCTGTTCCGCCCGCAGGGTCTCCTCGGGCGCCGAGAGCGAATCGGATAG
- the tsaB gene encoding tRNA (adenosine(37)-N6)-threonylcarbamoyltransferase complex dimerization subunit type 1 TsaB has translation MILGIDTSIGTAVAIVDPAGAVRAEAVSGDARGHAEVIGDLLARALSQAGIRAADITAVAAGMGPGPFTGLRVGIAAARAFALGRGIPVVAVASHDAAALERTHPTGDEDGVGAAVEGEHFAIVTDARRRELAVSVYRVEDGAPVRVAEPRLVLRASADTVDPLGFPAARLPETTGISAVALARIAASRLRAGTADVSAIEPLYLRAPDVTVPAGPKKVGT, from the coding sequence GTGATTCTGGGCATCGACACCTCGATCGGCACGGCCGTCGCGATCGTCGACCCGGCCGGGGCCGTACGCGCCGAGGCCGTCAGCGGCGACGCGCGAGGTCACGCCGAGGTGATCGGCGACCTGCTCGCGCGTGCCCTCTCGCAGGCCGGGATCCGTGCCGCTGACATCACCGCTGTCGCGGCCGGGATGGGACCGGGGCCGTTCACCGGACTGCGCGTCGGGATCGCCGCGGCGCGGGCGTTCGCGCTCGGGCGCGGCATCCCCGTCGTCGCCGTCGCGAGCCACGACGCCGCCGCCCTCGAACGGACGCACCCGACGGGCGACGAGGACGGCGTCGGTGCGGCCGTCGAGGGGGAGCACTTCGCGATCGTCACCGATGCGCGCCGGCGTGAGCTGGCCGTGTCGGTCTACCGCGTCGAGGACGGCGCGCCTGTCCGCGTCGCCGAGCCCCGCCTGGTTCTCCGCGCGTCGGCCGACACCGTCGACCCGCTCGGCTTCCCCGCTGCTCGGCTGCCGGAGACGACCGGGATCAGCGCGGTCGCGCTGGCCCGCATCGCCGCGTCGCGCCTGCGCGCGGGCACGGCCGACGTGTCGGCGATCGAGCCGCTGTATCTCCGGGCCCCCGACGTGACGGTGCCCGCCGGGCCGAAGAAGGTGGGGACGTGA